A single window of Nicotiana tomentosiformis chromosome 1, ASM39032v3, whole genome shotgun sequence DNA harbors:
- the LOC104094200 gene encoding endo-1,4-beta-xylanase 5-like: MNEGLKGWSKSGFANMATRMSSSTNNTFIAATNRKGAVHGFTQKYFLQKDTHYVTSAWVQVSQGDMIHVALAFGTAFGIQRSGWAIARSGCWSMLKGGFVLNISGPVELYLEANNTVVELWADSISVKPFSLDEWKFHQDQSTEKVRKARVKIQAVDSQGQPLPNATVSLAQQKNNFPFGNAISQHILNNKAYQDWFTSRFKYTVFENEMKWYANEKIPGQLDYNVADAMLSLVQKYNIKVRGHNVFWDNPQNMPSWARYLSPAQLSAAASRRINSVMNRYLGQLIHWDVVNENVHFSFLEQMLGKNASAVYYKKANEIDSKAIPFLNEFNTLEHGFDGTSTPAKYLEKIKEVRSHGYNGPLGIGLQGHFVTPNLPYIRSSLDMLASAGLPIWITELDAANTTNQELIPYNPEVEKSLQKLRKEKELTGKFLGKPLTQEHMANHGEDEANLAAREATQQ, translated from the exons ATGAATGAGGGACTAAAGGGCTGGAGTAAATCTGGATTTGCAAATATGGCCACTAGGATGTCCAGCAGTACTAATAACACTTTCATTGCGGCTACCAACAGGAAAGGAGCCGTTCATGGTTTTACCCAAAAATATTTCTTGCAAAAGGATACTCACTACGTAACTTCAG CTTGGGTACAAGTGAGCCAAGGAGACATGATTCACGTAGCTCTTGCATTCGGAACAGCATTTGGCATCCAACGTAGTGGATGGGCTATTGCTCGTTCTGGTTGCTGGTCTATGCTAAAAGGTGGTTTTGTGCTCAATATTTCTGGTCCTGTCGAGCTATATCTTGAA GCAAACAACACAGTCGTTGAGCTATGGGCAGATAGCATATCAGTAAAGCCATTTTCTCTAGATGAGTGGAAATTTCATCAAGATCAAAGCACTGAGAAG GTACGCAAAGCTAGAGTGAAAATCCAAGCAGTGGATTCTCAAGGCCAACCATTACCAAACGCAACTGTCTCCCTGGCACAACAAAAGAACAATTTCCCGTTTGGCAATGCAATAAGCCAACACATCCTAAACAACAAAGCCTACCAAGATTGGTTTACTTCAAGATTTAAATACACAGTTTTCGAAAACGAAATGAAATGGTACGCCAACGAGAAAATCCCCGGCCAACTAGACTACAACGTAGCTGATGCTATGCTTAGTCTTGTCCAAAAATATAACATTAAAGTCCGCGGCCACAATGTCTTTTGGGATAATCCTCAGAATATGCCCTCATGGGCGCGTTATCTTTCACCAGCACAGTTATCCGCAGCTGCATCAAGAAGGATAAATTCAGTGATGAATAGATATTTAGGCCAACTTATTCATTGGGATGTTGTGAATGAAAATGTCCACTTCTCGTTCTTAGAGCAGATGCTAGGGAAGAATGCGTCTGCTGTTTACTACAAAAAGGCTAATGAAATTGATAGCAAGGCAATTCCGTTCTTGAATGAATTCAATACGCTTGAACATGGATTTGATGGAACTTCAACTCCAGCTAAGTACCTAGAAAAGATTAAAGAGGTTCGATCCCATGGTTACAATGGCCCTTTAGGCATTGGACTCCAGGGACATTTTGTCACCCCAAATTTGCCTTATATAagatcttctcttgatatgcttgCTTCAGCTGGATTGCCAATTTGGATCACCGAGTTAGATGCTGCAAATACCACCAACCAG gaattgattccatacaaCCCAGAGGTAGAAAAGAGTCTGCAAAAGTTGAGGAAAGAGAAAGAACTCACCGGAAAGTTCTTGGGGAAGCCTTTAACCCAAGAACACATGGCTAATCACGGTGAAGATGAGGCAAATCTGGCTGCAAGAGAAGCAACACAACAATGA